AGGCAAAAAAATCGGAATTCACTGCTCAACTTAGAAACACCATTTCTACCTTAGGTAATAAGATTGAATACCTGGGAATCCAACTCTACGAAACCAAAGCCTCAACACCTATTTATTCTTTTGATCTTGGTATGAAACCAGATGATGTAGACAAGGTCTATCTTTTACACCTGATGTTCAAAAACCAATCAAATCAACAACTGAGTCCCTACATAATCCCATTCATCACATTGAAGACCGAAGCAGACAAAGACAAGATCTTTCTTGCTGTGATTTTCGAGAGAAACGGCATTCAAATTTATCCTCAGCCAATTGCTCCATAGTCCATCATCATTTAAGAGTATTTTCGACAGATTTTACAGCCCTGTGTCCTCTGAGAGTTATCATAAAAAGTGATGATAAAATCAACATCATCCCGATTATTTGTTGAATTTCTATTATTTCTCTTCTAAAAATCACACCTGCAATCACAGAGACAACTGTTGTCAAATTTGAAAAAACAGTTGTCAAAGTAGGTGAAACTTTTTTCACCATGTAATTCAATAAAAAGAATGCACCGGCAGAAGAGAGTACGCCAAGGTACAGAGCACTCGTAAAGACTTGGAAGTTGAAGACTATTTTGAATTGATTCATGAAAAGATTAATCAAACCGAAGAACAAAAAACCACTGATCATCATAAAAAAGGTGATTTCCTGTGGCTTGAACTCCTTTGATAACTTTCTTGAGAGAATTGTGTACATACTACCAGAAAGAACTGCCAGAAGCATCAGAACTTTTCCAAAAAGATTTTCCACCGAGAGGTTAAAACCAACGATCAAAAGTACACCAAGAAATCCAATTGATATCAAAACATAGTGTAATGAGTCTGCCTTTTCCTTTAAAATAAACACCGATAACACGTTGACAACAATTGGTATTAGAGCAATGATCATACCAGCTTCCGAAGAATTTATTTTATCAACACCATAGGTTTCGAAGATGAAATAAAGTATTGGTTGAAAAAGAACTAACTTCCAAAGCTTCCAGTAGGGTTTTCTTTCAATTTTGATTATTTTAAAACTCAGCAATAGCAAAAAGACCCCAGAAGCAACAAAAAAGCGATAAACCAGAAAATTCATCGGCGATACAAAATCAAGTGCATTTTTGGTAAAAAGAAAAGAAAAACCAAAGATCATCGAAATACCAATACCCGCAATGACAACGCTGAAACTCATATACTCATCCTTTCTTTATCATCTCAAGGTATATCGATCAACAATTTTT
The DNA window shown above is from Thermotoga profunda AZM34c06 and carries:
- a CDS encoding DMT family transporter; translation: MSFSVVIAGIGISMIFGFSFLFTKNALDFVSPMNFLVYRFFVASGVFLLLLSFKIIKIERKPYWKLWKLVLFQPILYFIFETYGVDKINSSEAGMIIALIPIVVNVLSVFILKEKADSLHYVLISIGFLGVLLIVGFNLSVENLFGKVLMLLAVLSGSMYTILSRKLSKEFKPQEITFFMMISGFLFFGLINLFMNQFKIVFNFQVFTSALYLGVLSSAGAFFLLNYMVKKVSPTLTTVFSNLTTVVSVIAGVIFRREIIEIQQIIGMMLILSSLFMITLRGHRAVKSVENTLK